The proteins below are encoded in one region of Segatella copri:
- a CDS encoding BREX-1 system adenine-specific DNA-methyltransferase PglX, whose amino-acid sequence MDTNRIKRFATEARNILKAGIAAKITTLGFDKNGNVAEENMPQLMQGGSLWNEQFQTEGFYYQWMSLYNRIQQKGISEVYEEAAYTWFNRLCAIRILQKNNLCSPVLAYADTARTPVIVDEARQGHIPQMKEELRQRLVELLDDDTKVTEQFAILITAWCHDNPIINQCFGSIADYTELLLPNNILAAGGFVDMLNHTEFITDEDFQSPELIGWLYQFYISERKDEVFAKKGKFEADEIPAATQIFTPNWIVKYMVQNTVGRIYLDNNPYETQLQKKWQYLVEPSDKPSNDTLLKYNELEDLKIADLACGSGHILNECFDLLYDLYIAEGYGRGEAVENIFSHNLTGIDLDTRAKQLATFALLLKACQKDAAFADAHCMPNVLSMPKPWNREKQGTIQDMLHIYFQGEATNQQKEEITACFDLMQNADSLGSIMKFDISESTRLLIKQTTDYWCSQEIVPDS is encoded by the coding sequence ATGGACACAAATAGAATCAAACGCTTCGCTACCGAAGCACGAAATATATTGAAAGCCGGCATTGCTGCCAAGATTACTACGCTTGGCTTCGACAAGAATGGCAATGTGGCAGAAGAGAACATGCCTCAGCTGATGCAGGGCGGTTCTCTCTGGAATGAGCAGTTTCAGACAGAGGGCTTCTACTACCAGTGGATGTCCCTCTATAACCGTATTCAGCAGAAAGGTATCAGCGAGGTGTATGAGGAAGCTGCCTACACCTGGTTCAACCGTCTCTGCGCCATCCGAATCCTGCAGAAGAACAATCTCTGCAGTCCGGTTCTGGCGTATGCTGATACAGCACGCACTCCCGTCATCGTGGATGAAGCCCGACAGGGACACATCCCACAGATGAAGGAAGAGTTACGCCAGCGACTCGTGGAACTCCTCGATGATGACACCAAGGTGACAGAGCAGTTTGCCATCCTCATCACAGCCTGGTGCCACGACAACCCTATCATCAACCAGTGTTTCGGCAGTATTGCTGATTACACCGAACTGCTTCTGCCAAACAATATTCTGGCAGCAGGCGGTTTTGTGGATATGCTGAACCATACAGAATTTATCACCGATGAAGACTTCCAGTCACCAGAGTTGATTGGATGGCTTTATCAGTTCTATATCTCTGAGCGCAAGGACGAGGTGTTTGCCAAGAAGGGCAAGTTCGAGGCTGATGAGATTCCTGCAGCTACCCAGATCTTCACCCCTAACTGGATTGTGAAGTACATGGTACAGAACACCGTGGGAAGAATCTATCTGGATAATAATCCATACGAGACGCAGCTGCAAAAGAAATGGCAGTATTTGGTTGAACCTTCAGATAAGCCAAGCAATGATACTCTCTTGAAGTACAACGAATTAGAAGACTTAAAGATAGCAGACCTTGCCTGCGGTTCCGGTCATATTCTCAACGAATGTTTCGACCTGCTCTATGACCTTTATATTGCCGAAGGCTATGGTCGTGGAGAGGCTGTGGAGAATATCTTCAGCCACAACCTCACGGGTATCGACCTCGACACCCGTGCCAAGCAGTTGGCAACTTTTGCCCTTTTGTTGAAGGCCTGCCAAAAGGATGCAGCTTTTGCGGATGCGCATTGTATGCCTAATGTGCTCTCTATGCCTAAGCCATGGAACAGAGAGAAGCAAGGCACTATCCAAGACATGCTTCATATCTACTTTCAAGGTGAGGCTACCAACCAGCAGAAGGAAGAGATTACAGCTTGCTTCGACCTGATGCAAAATGCAGACTCGCTTGGCTCTATCATGAAGTTCGACATCAGCGAGAGCACACGATTGCTTATCAAGCAAACTACCGATTACTGGTGCAGTCAGGAGATTGTACCAGATTCCTAA
- a CDS encoding IS110 family transposase, with translation MKNKSFIGIDISKNVIDVSIFCEETPIKDFSHDVFNNSRKGFGEMCTWLKKNHVVLSNSLFGMEFTGSYSMELEKFLNTRNYQFCMLSTHVVKHYPMGPKDKSDKIDSAKIADFLYRYNGTECVKPYNMPDKTMQRLKALMNERKFLVEQRTCFMNRRQLCITKEDAQLYDGYIKKFSRDIENIELEEQKLLATDDSLLSTYKNLLTIPGIGFVNAINVIVITRNFTAFETARQYASYVGVAPHFRTSGTSVKWRPRPSARCDGQAKADLSMAATVVVQYDAELQSFYNRKLGGKQDSDTKRKALNAVKFKLVLRMFAIGKQNRKWEPLDSKSSNEKLAIS, from the coding sequence ATGAAAAATAAATCATTTATCGGCATCGACATCTCAAAAAATGTCATTGACGTATCAATTTTCTGTGAAGAAACCCCAATTAAGGACTTTTCTCACGATGTATTCAACAATTCCCGCAAGGGATTTGGCGAAATGTGCACATGGCTCAAGAAGAATCATGTGGTTCTCTCGAACAGTCTCTTCGGAATGGAGTTCACCGGCAGCTATTCCATGGAGCTGGAGAAGTTTCTTAATACCAGGAACTATCAGTTCTGCATGCTCTCCACCCATGTGGTAAAGCATTATCCCATGGGGCCCAAGGACAAGAGCGACAAGATTGACTCTGCCAAGATTGCAGACTTTCTCTATCGCTATAATGGTACTGAATGTGTCAAGCCTTATAATATGCCTGACAAGACCATGCAGAGACTCAAGGCACTGATGAATGAGCGTAAGTTCCTGGTGGAACAGCGTACATGCTTCATGAACAGAAGACAGCTATGCATCACAAAGGAAGATGCCCAGTTATATGATGGCTACATCAAAAAATTCAGCCGTGACATTGAGAACATCGAGTTGGAAGAACAGAAGTTGCTGGCTACAGACGATAGCCTCTTGTCTACTTACAAGAATCTTCTGACAATACCGGGAATAGGCTTCGTCAATGCCATAAATGTCATTGTCATTACCCGAAACTTTACCGCTTTTGAAACAGCAAGGCAATATGCCAGTTATGTTGGCGTGGCACCGCACTTCCGCACTTCAGGCACCAGTGTGAAATGGCGTCCCCGACCTTCAGCACGCTGTGATGGTCAGGCGAAAGCAGATCTATCCATGGCGGCCACAGTTGTTGTACAATATGATGCAGAGTTACAATCATTTTATAACCGTAAATTAGGAGGTAAGCAAGATTCAGACACAAAACGCAAGGCATTGAATGCCGTTAAGTTCAAACTTGTTCTCAGAATGTTCGCTATAGGTAAGCAGAACAGAAAATGGGAACCGTTGGATTCAAAGAGCAGCAATGAAAAACTTGCAATATCATAA